From the Marinitoga sp. 1197 genome, the window ATTCTGTCCCTGGCCACCACGAAAATCCCCGATTTTTCGGGGATTTTTTATTTTACCATTTACATTTATTTATTCCGATTACTCGCTGTAAGTGAGCGATAGCGTGTAAGGACAATCTTCGAGTTTTTGCTTACTTAACTTTTTGGATATACTATTCAATAATATTATTAAAATAAAAAAAGCAGCTAACAGCTGCTTTTTTTGAATATAAATAAATTAAAAAATTTTGTATACCGTTGTAGTATTTTTCTTATTTTCAAAAAAATCTCAATTTTAATAACTCAATTTTAAACTTCTATTTTTAATTTCTTCTTTTACTGTTTTAATAAATTCTTCAAGTTCTATATCTTCAGCTGTATTACCCTCTCTTGTCCTAATATTATATTTTTTAGTTTCTATTTCTTTTTCACCAATAACTATCATATATGGTATTTTCAACATTTGAGCATTTCTTATCTTATAACCAACTGTAGAATTTGAATCATCTAATTTAATTCTCAAACCCTCTGAATCTAATCTTTCATATAATTCTTTTGCGGCATCAATATATTTATCGGAAACAGGAATAATAGCAATTTGTTCAGGAGATAACCATGTTGGAAATGCTCCAGCAAAATTTTCAATCAATATACCAAAAAATCTTTCAATGGATCCATATATTGCTCTATGTATCATAACTGGTCTTTGTAATTCATTATTATTATCTACATAATGTATATCAAATCTTTCAGGCATCTGGAAGTCTAACTGAATTGTTGCACATTGCCATTTTCTTCCAAGAGAGTCTTTTATATGAAAATCTATTTTCGGACCATAAAAAGCTCCATCTCCTTCATTTATTTTATAATTAATATTTGATTTTTTCAGAGCTTTTCTCAATGCTTCTGTAGCAATTTCCCATGTTTTTTCATCACCCATGTGATCTTCCGGCATTGTGCTCAAATCAGCTTCGTATTCAAATCCAAATGCACTATATAATTCATGAGTAAACTCAATTACCTTAATAATTTCATCTTCAATTTGTTCTTTTGTACAGTATATATGAGCATCATCTTGAGTAAATGATCTAACCCTGAATAGTCCATGTACCACACCACTTCTTTCATATCTATGAACTTTACCAAATTCCGACATTCTTATTGGTAAATCTCTATAACTATATACTTTTGATTTATATATCAATATATGTCCAGGACAATTCATAGGTTTTACTGCATATTGAACATCATCCTTTTCTGTAAAATACATATTTTCTTTATAATGATCCCAATGACCTGATTGATGCCATAATTTTATATTCATAATTAGCGGAGTAATAACTTCATCATAACCATATTTTTTATGCAATTCTCTTGAAAATTCCAATAATTCATTTATTACTTTTGCACCTCTTGGCAAAAAGAAAGGCATAGCAGGTGCTAATTCGTTTTCAAACATAAACAAATCCAGTTTAGGACCTATTTTTCTATGATCTCTTTTTTTAGCTTCTTCCAACATCTTTAAATATTCATCTAATTGAGCCTTTTTAGCAAAAGCTGTTGCATAAATTCTTTGAAGCATTTTGTTTTTTTCATTTCCTCTCCAATACGCTCCTGAAACGGATAATAATTTAAAATGTTTAATTTTTCCTGTTGAAGGTAAATGAGGACCTCTACACAAATCAATAAATTCTCCCTGCTTATAATAACTCACTATTTCATCTTCAATATCTTCTAAAAGTTCTAATTTATACGGTTGATCTTTAAATAGTTCTTTAGCTTCTTCTTTAGTAATATCAAATCTTTCTATAGGCAAATCCTCTTTTATTATCTTCTTCATCTCAGCTTCAATTTTCGGCAAATCATCCTCTGAAATTTTTTCTTCTAAATCAAAATCATAGTAAAATCCATTTTCAATCACAGGCCCAATAGCTAGTTTTACATCATTTCCATATAATCTCATTACAGCTTGAGCCATAATATGAGCTAAAGTATGTCTAAATATAACAGGAGCTTCTGAGTCTTTATCTGTGATAATTTTTACTGTAGAATCCTTTTCAATTGGTCTTTTTAAATCGTATAATTCACCATTAACAAGTGCCCCTAAAGACTTTCTATACAGCCCTTCCGATATATCTCTAGCAATATCTGCAGCAGAAACTCCTTTTTTATATTCTTTTTCTGAACCATCAGGTAAAATAATCTTAATCATATCCATTTATATCACCCCTTTAAAATTATTTTTTTGCAATACAGGAAATCTCAACATCTACATTTTTAGGAAGTTTTGAAACCTCTACAACAAATCTTGCTGGATATGGTTTTTTAAAATACGTTTCATAAACAATATTAAATTCCTTAAATTTAGAAATATCTGTTACAAAAACGCTAACCTGAACAACATCCTTAAATGTAAACCCAGCTGTATTTAAAATCTTTTTAAGATTTTCCATTACAAGTTTGACCTGCTCAACAAAAGATTCTGGTATTTCATTTGTTTCATAATTAACAGGTATTTGTCCTGAAATATACAATTCATTATCTTTTAATAGCGCTGGAGAATATGGACCAACAGCCGAAATTGTATCAGGTGTAATACTTTTCTTATTATTAAATAATTTTATATGAAGTTGAGTATCAAACAAATCAAAGTAATTTAAATTTAAAAATTTTATGAGTTTTAATAAATTATCTTTATCTTCAAAATATTTGAAATAATTATTTAAAATAAAAGATAACATCAAATTGTAAGAGATATAATATATTATAAATGAAAATACATTAGACTTCATCAAAGATACAGAAATTAAAAAAGCGGTTGCTACTATAACAATGCTAAAATAGTGTGTAAAAATTTTTAATCCATCTTTTTCTTTTGAAAATAAATATGTCCCAAGCAATTGAGTCAATGTAGTAATTGTAAAAAAGAAAAGAAAAAAACCATTTACTTTTGAATTGGTGATTACAGAAGAAAAACCTGTTATAACTGTCAGAATCCAGGATAGTTTATAAAAAATATCAAGATATAATTTCATAAATTCCCCCCTTTATATTTCAAGATTTCCTAATTTTTCACTTAAATCCCATTCCATTAATTTATCTATTATTTCATCAAGATCTCCTTCCAATACGTAATTTAACCTGTAAGTAGTAAATCCAATTCTGTGATCAGTTATTCTATTTTGAGGAAAATTATATGTTCTTATTTTTTCGCTTCTTTCTCCAGTTCCTATTTGCGCTCTTCTTTGTGAAACCATTTTTTCTTGTTGTTTTCTAAACGCATCTTCATATAATTTAGCTCTTAAAATAGACATCGCAGCTTCTTTATTCTGATGTTGTGATCTTTCATTCTGGCACGTAACAACAATGCCTGTTGGAATATGAACTATTCTAACTGCAGATTCTGTTTTATTCACATGTTGTCCTCCTGCTCCTCCTGCTCTATAAGTGTCTATTCTTAAATCCTTATCATCAATTTTCACATCAACATCTGTAGCCTCCGGTAAAACTGCAACAGTTGCCGTTGAAGTATGTATTCTTCCTCCAGATTCTGTTACAGGAACTCTTTGAACTCGATGGACACCACTTTCATATTTTAATCTACCAAAAACCCCTTTTCCTTTAATCTTTATAACAGCATTTTTAGTTCCACCAATTCCTGTATCGCTTAATTCCATAATTTCATGTTTCCAACCTTTATTTTCTGCATATCTTAAATACATTCTCATTAGATCTGATGCAAATAATGCTGCTTCTTCTCCACCTGTTCCTGCACGTATTTCCATAATAATATTTCTTTCATTGATTTCATTTCCTGGTATTAATAAACTCAATATTTCTAAATTATACGTTTTAATATTTTTTTCAGCTTCTTCCAGCATAGAAATATATTCTTCATCTTCTATTTCACCATCATGTTTTAATATTTCCAACGTCTCTTTATCATCAATAGTTTCTTCTAATTTTCCAAATAATTCTTTTAAAGTTGATAATCTATTGTGTTCTTTTCCTAAATGCTGTAATTGCTCTAAATTAGAAGTTATATTTGTATCAGCTAATTTTTTTTCAACATCACTTAATTTTTCAAGAACCTTTTTTTTAAATGATAGTATATCCATATAAACACTCCCTATTCTTTTTTTGCTATTATATCATATTTTCATTTTTTCTTCAAAAAATTATTGTTTTTCTTTGTTTAAAAAAATGGATAGATTAAATGTTATAAATATTATTATTATTGTAATAGAGGCTAGAGATTGACTTTCTAAATAATATCTGGCATTTGAAAGCATATAATTGACATTGGATAATAATGGAAAATAATCTAAAGACTGCATGGTATATGAAATGGTAAATTCGCCAAACATAATAGCAAAAATTTGTAAAAAAACAGATAACAAAGTATTTTTTAAAAGAGGAAATTCTATAAATAAAAAACTTTTCATTTTATTTGCTCCATCAATTTTTGCAGCTTCTATTATTGAGTAATCAAAAGATAAAATACGTTGTTGTAAAAATGTATAAGCTAATGGTAAGGTTATTATTATATACCCAATTGACAAAAGAATGTAATATGGTAATGAAAAATTAATATTTAAACTTAAAAGACCCATGGCTAAAAAAGCTGAAGAAATCCCCAAAGATGAAATAATAAAAACATTTGAAACTATCATATCTTTATGTGTTTTTATATTCCTTAAAATAATATAAGTAAAAAATACAACTATAATACTTACAATAAGAGAAAGAAAAAATGTATTATAAAAAGATTTTAAAATAGGATAATATGAATTTAAGCTTTCAGAAAACAAATTCATAAAGCCTTTTAATGTAAATTTATTGTTTATAAAATCATAAAAACCAGATATCATTCCTGTTAAAACAATAGAATATTCATAAATTAAATAAAATAAAGAAATAATTAGAAAAATAATATTTGTTTTAAATCTATAATTCTCTTCAATTTCTAATTCATGAATTTTTGGAATAGATATGATATAATTTAATAAAAGCAAAATAAAAAATTGAATTATAGCATAAGTTAAAGCTTTTGAGAAGTCAAGAGAGCTTCTCAAAGTGGTAAAAATCGCCACTTCAAATGTTGAATATTTTATACCTCCAAGCGATAATACAATTGCAAAACTAACAAATGAATATGTAAATACAAGAAATGCCCCTTTTAAAATGGCCGGAAATATTAATGGAGAAATAATTTTTTTTAATATAACTATTGTATTTGCACCATCAATAATGGCGTTCTCTATGTAATTTTTCGGAATAGATTTTAATGAATCTGAAATATATTTTACAAATATAGGAGAATTATAAAATGAATGCGCCATTATAATAGCTGTTAATGAATATAAAACATTTATATGAAACATTTTATACAATATACCATTTGAACCATATAACAATGAAAATGCTATTATGGTTGGAATTGCCGGAAAGAAAAAAGGGATAAAAAAAGAGTTTTCTAATAAATTGCTTAAATAATTTTTTTTATTTGCTACATAAATTGCTGGAAAAATAGAAATAATAAATGAAAATAATACGGATAAAGATGACTGTAATAATGTGAATTTAAGAATCCT encodes:
- the thrS gene encoding threonine--tRNA ligase, translated to MIKIILPDGSEKEYKKGVSAADIARDISEGLYRKSLGALVNGELYDLKRPIEKDSTVKIITDKDSEAPVIFRHTLAHIMAQAVMRLYGNDVKLAIGPVIENGFYYDFDLEEKISEDDLPKIEAEMKKIIKEDLPIERFDITKEEAKELFKDQPYKLELLEDIEDEIVSYYKQGEFIDLCRGPHLPSTGKIKHFKLLSVSGAYWRGNEKNKMLQRIYATAFAKKAQLDEYLKMLEEAKKRDHRKIGPKLDLFMFENELAPAMPFFLPRGAKVINELLEFSRELHKKYGYDEVITPLIMNIKLWHQSGHWDHYKENMYFTEKDDVQYAVKPMNCPGHILIYKSKVYSYRDLPIRMSEFGKVHRYERSGVVHGLFRVRSFTQDDAHIYCTKEQIEDEIIKVIEFTHELYSAFGFEYEADLSTMPEDHMGDEKTWEIATEALRKALKKSNINYKINEGDGAFYGPKIDFHIKDSLGRKWQCATIQLDFQMPERFDIHYVDNNNELQRPVMIHRAIYGSIERFFGILIENFAGAFPTWLSPEQIAIIPVSDKYIDAAKELYERLDSEGLRIKLDDSNSTVGYKIRNAQMLKIPYMIVIGEKEIETKKYNIRTREGNTAEDIELEEFIKTVKEEIKNRSLKLSY
- a CDS encoding RidA family protein, translated to MKLYLDIFYKLSWILTVITGFSSVITNSKVNGFFLFFFTITTLTQLLGTYLFSKEKDGLKIFTHYFSIVIVATAFLISVSLMKSNVFSFIIYYISYNLMLSFILNNYFKYFEDKDNLLKLIKFLNLNYFDLFDTQLHIKLFNNKKSITPDTISAVGPYSPALLKDNELYISGQIPVNYETNEIPESFVEQVKLVMENLKKILNTAGFTFKDVVQVSVFVTDISKFKEFNIVYETYFKKPYPARFVVEVSKLPKNVDVEISCIAKK
- the prfA gene encoding peptide chain release factor 1; amino-acid sequence: MDILSFKKKVLEKLSDVEKKLADTNITSNLEQLQHLGKEHNRLSTLKELFGKLEETIDDKETLEILKHDGEIEDEEYISMLEEAEKNIKTYNLEILSLLIPGNEINERNIIMEIRAGTGGEEAALFASDLMRMYLRYAENKGWKHEIMELSDTGIGGTKNAVIKIKGKGVFGRLKYESGVHRVQRVPVTESGGRIHTSTATVAVLPEATDVDVKIDDKDLRIDTYRAGGAGGQHVNKTESAVRIVHIPTGIVVTCQNERSQHQNKEAAMSILRAKLYEDAFRKQQEKMVSQRRAQIGTGERSEKIRTYNFPQNRITDHRIGFTTYRLNYVLEGDLDEIIDKLMEWDLSEKLGNLEI
- a CDS encoding ABC transporter permease; its protein translation is MKKLYFFIFLFLLLWLFPIGILLINFFDLNNFFSILVKNRTIRILKFTLLQSSLSVLFSFIISIFPAIYVANKKNYLSNLLENSFFIPFFFPAIPTIIAFSLLYGSNGILYKMFHINVLYSLTAIIMAHSFYNSPIFVKYISDSLKSIPKNYIENAIIDGANTIVILKKIISPLIFPAILKGAFLVFTYSFVSFAIVLSLGGIKYSTFEVAIFTTLRSSLDFSKALTYAIIQFFILLLLNYIISIPKIHELEIEENYRFKTNIIFLIISLFYLIYEYSIVLTGMISGFYDFINNKFTLKGFMNLFSESLNSYYPILKSFYNTFFLSLIVSIIVVFFTYIILRNIKTHKDMIVSNVFIISSLGISSAFLAMGLLSLNINFSLPYYILLSIGYIIITLPLAYTFLQQRILSFDYSIIEAAKIDGANKMKSFLFIEFPLLKNTLLSVFLQIFAIMFGEFTISYTMQSLDYFPLLSNVNYMLSNARYYLESQSLASITIIIIFITFNLSIFLNKEKQ